GTTACATTACTCGATTGGTGGATCTTCAGCGTCAAGGAACTGCTTATAGGCTGCGAGTAATTTCGGCGCGAAACAAAAGGGCGGGAAAAATACAAGCACGCGCGCTCCCCTCGAGTCGAGCGAGTGTCCTCCGAGCCTCGCGTGTACTTTTCCcgctctttttgtttctcgTCGAAACCAGACCGCTCGCAGCCTAACAACGTATTTGAGCAGggaatagggagcttaagcacgcacgtttttgagacgcggacggcaacctgaagtgagctgttttcccttttaacCTGTTTTCACACAACCACATTTACATTGCTAAGTATCTTTTCTCCATCAGAGATGATTAGTACTAAAGTCTGGGAGACACCACTGTCCTGACATGTGAAATGTtctcttccggttgccgtccgcgtctcaaaaacgcgcgtgcttaagctccctaatgactTAGAGCAACCCCAGAACGAAACCTGAACTCGGAGGCTTCGAAAAACAAGTCGGGAATCGTAACTACTCTGTCAGCCAAGGTTGACTTCAACATCAACTATGATGGACGCTTTGTTTTTAAcaggagagagaaaaaagcaGATAAGCTTTCTTACTTCCCTCGTCGTAGTCACACAAAGGAATGAGCGGTGTACCGACTGGAGGAGCACCGAAGTAACAGAGTGACACATCGAAAAGAGCACACCCCGTGCGGATGGGGGTGAGTTGAGGTGATGTGCATCCCCCTCCCCTCGTGTTCACTTTGTTTACCGTCACTACAGACTGTACTACCGCCTcccacccacccacccccaaatggttttctttgagAATTACTAGGATATCTACTCGATTTAAGAATTGATACACACACATCGCTCAAAATGGAACGATTTGGGATCAACAAAAACTGCATAGTGGGTGTGTTCTTTTTACTTCCCTGCATCGTTATTTGCCAATATCCCGGCTAATTTAGTACACCAAGTTAGCTTAGTCAGAGTAGGTTAGAAAATATGATTTTAGCTTATTGTCAGATTTCATGTCATGACAGAAATAACATTAACTTCGCAGTTTAGAGTGGttcgatgaaaaaaaaagactatttTGTTTACCAGTTATAATTTATCCAACAAGTTTCTCTCTCAATCCAATCACAGAACAGactgaaaaaatcaaaatactgggttttatttgttaaaacCTGGACACAAATATGCGTACAAGGAAATCAAGAGTTTACTGATAcggaataattgcttttagTACAAAACTTTCCTACGATAAATAATGGAACACTTcacattgcttttttttctaaaagaTTTTGAAACAACTTTGTACACGTGCATTGGAGAAAGATCGTTAACTTAATATTTTAGCTTGAGGGTCTGCTTCATGAGCGCCTACTTCGGACTACTTCCAACTCTAAAACGAGAGAGAATCATCCACAAATTAGGCTTTTATAATTTAAAATCTCGTACTTAAAACATAACCGTGgttatttcattaaaaaactTGCTGataatgaataagaaatcACAACCGGGTTTACAGGTGTGATCCTAATTCGAATAAAATTTTAGTCTTCAAAGATTTTGCTGAAATTTTAATGCTTAAGGAGTCTGTGGGAACTTATTATCCAACGCTTTGTGAAAATGTTATTTCTTTATCTTATTGTTTCTTATTTCTAAACGTTTTAGCTTGCTTAACTCCGGATTGTGTCTGGTTTTTGGTTTAGAAGAGTGCTTTCGCAAGACAATTATTTGTCATCTGTTGGTGACTGATACTTCACAATTAACACATTTCGCAGGCTTAAAATATTGTGGAGGTAATCAGACAGTTCCCTTGACTTTTTTGTAAAAACACCTTTTGGGAACAAATTCGTGTGTTATGAGACAACGTGTAAACAATGATGTCAGCAAAGATTCAAGTTATGACAGTAGActcacgtgacgtcatcgcGGCCATATTGGTGAGCCAAAACTACACTCAATCTTTATGCAAATGATTCACTTGGATTCGTCAACTCAATATGATCGCCagtcacgtgagtgaaaatcATCTACAGCTATGAAAATGAACTCTACTTACGAGGACTCCAGCATCAGAGATTCCTTGAAGAAATGCCTAGAGGCTCTCTTGGGATCTAAATCCGGACCAGACGCAATGCCATCCTTAATATTTGAGCGGCTTGTTTTCCTTCGGAGCCTACTGAATCGCgactttttctcttcttttctacTTTCGTTGGTGTTGGTAGGGGAAATAGGATCTTCATCGGTCGAAGGGCTCAACGGGCTTAATTGCTCCAACGTCTTCTGATGCGCACTATTGTCATTTTTACTGTCCTTATCTTTTCGTCTACCACTCGTCACCTCCCTTCCGATATTTAACAGATCTGACAGAGACATGCTCTTTTTCCGAGAACCCAAGAACGACGAACTTGACGAGAGCGAACCGGAAGGTTTTTCCTTCTTGTGGGGATATTCCGTCAAGTCCAAACTCGAGGGGTAGTGAGATTTATCAGGCTTAACTGGAGATCGCGGAAACGTTTCTGAAGATCGTTTAGCTGCTCCCGTTTTGCTATTACGCTCGAGACTGGAAGAGGGCGTGGCATCGCCAGAATCGGCTATAATTGTCGAATCCCgaagtctttgcaaaattccaTTCAAATCTGAATCAGAGTTCCCGTGGCTTCTCCATAAGAAATCTGGTCGAGTCTTTCTCGTCATTACAGGTGAAGATCTCTTTGGTAAAGAAATCCGTTTGCGCGGTGGTTCCGGTTGCGTAATAGCGGATTCGATTCTGTGCTGCGCAATGAGTTGCGATTTAATGCGAGGAGTTTGCTTCTGTGCATCACTGGGTCTAACTCGCGGCTCAAACAAGTCTGAGATGCACTGAGGTGCATGTGATTCGGGTGCCGTTTCGACAAGATTTTCCGCACTGGATGCCTCTTCAGCTGACGCACCTTCATCAGCTGCATCAAAACAGAGTCCCAGTTCTTGCTCCATTCTTTGTTCTCCATCACTGTGTTCATGCTCGCTGTCCTCTATGACGGATGAAAATTGACCAGTCTCTTGTTCGGTTGAAGAATCTTGTTCAGAGGTAGAGAGTTGGTCCGTTGACTGAGATTCACTTTCTGGTTGTTGTTCTGCCTCGGGCAAAGTTGGATGATCACCAGAAATCTTTCTCGAGGGTATATCGGGATCGCCACCAGAGTCATTCAGCGACAAAGAGGACGACGAAGCAGACCCCTCTTCCTCCTCTGCTTTTCGCGTCAGGACAATCCCCTCTCTTAAACTCGACGCCTGTTCAGGCGTTGGTCCTTGTGGCGCTGAAGAAGACCGCGACAACGAACTAATGTCCACTACACGTGGCCGCTCCTTCTCAGGTGCAGACGGCGACCTCGCAATCTTGCCAAGAGATTCAGATCTTGCCTTGGCCATTGCTCCTATCTGTCGAGCTTTCTCTTCTTCTGAAGTCATGATATCTGCTTGCGACCTCCGCCTCGCATTGCCTCCTTTCTCCTCTGGTTCCACAtcttttgtcttgttttcaaaCGACTGCGTGCTACTGCCAGATGTTTGAACCGAGTCGGAGCGAAAGCGAGGATTCAACGTCATCATGGCCAGTCCCGATTCTTCATCGGATTCAGACTCAAGCGACATGTCGTCGATTATTGACGACGCTGACGATTTGCGCCGATATTTCCACGGAGATGCCGACGACTGGCCGCTCTCTGAACCCAAATATGTTGATGGGCTAACAAGATCGCTGTCGCTCATGGGCTGGACTGGCACCATGTGAGAGGAGCCTTGGCCGAGTCTAGCTACCATGTAAAGTTTCTGcgacaaaaaaagaaacagcttGATAAAACTCCATAGCGCACACCGTTGTTGTGACAAGATCTAAATCTTGTTAAAACTTGCCTTCACTGAAGGCAAGTTTTGAGTGCGTTTAGTGCGTTGAGTGATTTCCTTCGTAAATGCATACGCTATATTTACTCAAATGTAAGTTTTAGATTAGTAAGTAAGACAGAACTGCCCCGGTTTAAGGTTAaattagggaacttaagctGGCACGatggcaactgcaacgaaaacgtcacttgaaaataaacattagaGAAATGGTGACCGTTTTTGTAATTATtgctttattgttgacagagcacgctacAAATGAAATGGACTGGtggaagcgccgttgaagtacatatagagaataaaagatttactACCTTAAATAGATGGGCTAAGGCCCAATGAGAGACATCGAGACTTCTGGGTTAAGGAAATAACGTAACACTAGAAACgagagggttgtccaatactgtgacataatgagattcatgattctttgtgatagacatcacaaagtgtcccctatccctaatccttaacaaaataaaaacggttttgcaatgcatgaagaacgggacactttgtgatgtttaTTGTGAAGTACCGTGAATCTCaatatgtcacagtattgtaTGCAAATTTCGATGTTTTGGACGCGCGAAAATTGGGGCTCTATCATTCGTCCGAGAACAAACTTGAAgtcacaaagaaaaacaagttgTCCTTTCTAAAGGATTAACCAAACAGTAGCTGAGCTAAAATCGACTTATTGCATGCGACTGACTCTCTTAAAATGTACCTGTGCTTTTTTGATCGCGTCAATCCACTGCGTCTGATCAGTCACAGTTCCCTGAAGAGCAAACGCTTGTACTGCGATGTTATACTCATTCACGTAGATTAAAAGGAAAGTTCCTAGGTGTAAAAAATAGAGCAACAACAACATATGGGTGAAAATCCTTCCCAATTAAAAATAGAATGTTTATTGTCGCAAAATGCATTTAAAATGACGGCGAATCATGGACAGATGTGTCTTTTGTTCGATGGTTACTCGGAGAGGCTCGGGAGAATCCGAGTGCTTCCATAATTTGAGACGACCCATCATCCAATCACTAGCTCGAATGCTCAATCACTGAGCTTAGTGTAGGAGATTTTATGTGGCAAAATCATTCAACTGACTTGCTCTCACAATGTTGCTGCTATTGCAGCTGAGCCTACAgacaaagcttcttttgtttacaggcTCAGgctcatttcatttcatatttaatAACCCCAGAAGTCGTGAGACTATACAGGATGTTAAACCGCATGAGCCAGTTTTTAGATGGAGTAAACCGGAGTACCAGGCGAAAATCCTGGAAGTCAGGGTGAGATCAAATGAAAACTCCagccacatacaacatttgcaGTGGCGGTGGACGGCGTAATTGATGATCACTTCGCCAttctgacttcccaaggagtacagcataGGGTATTTTATgtagatggtcacccatccagatatcaaccccgtccaacagggcttaacttcggtgaacagacgggaaccggtgttttcccctTTGGTGCAAGTAAAAAAGCCGTATTGGGTCAGCACAACAGAAAATGACACATCAACTTCGTTCATGTGTCGCAACGCTGAAAACTGCCATAACAGCTATTGTCCCGATCCGATCGGGACAATGATCAACCGGtgccttttcttttataatctcTGGCTATTAAATCCTCTTTTGTCCTAGTACATACCTTGATCCTTTGACTGACTCAGAGAAAGTTTGTCAACTTGAAGAGGCTGTTGATCAAATAAACGGCAATGACATTTAATTTTAGAACATCAGATTTTGCGTTTGTGTCTTTCTGATTGGTCCACTTCATCTCGTTTGGTTGCCCATATGCCGTGTGACCTTATATGGAAACTGATCGCACCAGTCCCTTTGTAAAATTAGCGAGCTTTAGCAGGCAATGACAACGCCACGaataaagaatttgattggttgaatgcaaaaaataagcgtgctaaaataatttttgaacaTTCCAGTGCCGACctctaaaaaaacaacaacttgaaattacCACAGTTGCGGTAAAACCATACATCTTTAATTCTCCATATTTAATTCAGCGGTGTGCACACCAGTCCAGTTAAAGCGTACTTTGCCAACAACGTAGAATGTGAACAAGATGGAATAATAACagaatagagcagttttcaaatgactgtcgaaagtaattacgtgattgcgatcgctaagcttagtgattggctcaaaagactcgcgccagtttttcaaccaatgagaagcaaaacgaaagccaatcgcaccatgtacgcgtgatttttcccgcgctttgagcgagttacaaataattgctaggaattgtgattggttcatctcgctgtttgttcctgttgtgattggtcggagtaattgctttggttttggtttttcgactgtcatttgaaaaccgctctaacaaCCGCGCAGACGTTCATTTCCAAGCGATGTTTCCTTATCGTTGCCGTGATTATTGCTGAAGCTCCATATTGACAAAGAATTAGTCTCGACGCCTTGAAAATGCAACTACCAACTTACTGGTTTGATGACTTTAAACCTATCTCCCCTCTTGGCTTTTGTGATGAGGAGTAAATCAGTAAATAAGAACACGTAGACATCCATCTAAGATGAacgaaagaaacaaacaagatgTGAGTCAACAGCAACAAAGATCTCTTCATTGTACTTCACAGATTACAAACAGTTCTAGGAGAAAAGCTTTGCTAACTTCACTTTTTGTCTCATTAACTAAAGAATTTAGGCGTCTCGCTGTGCACTAAAAGTTAAAAGTACTTGTCAGACATAAACAGTTTCACCAGTTTTAAACCTCTCTGGGTGGTTTGATAATCTGCGAAAAATTAGCCATCAAAAACAGATGGGTGGCAAAAGTGATAATTAATTCAGAGACAGAGGATTACACAACACAATTTCAGTTCTTGGAGGGTTGAgtagtgaaaaaaaagtgtaagtCTTTTCATCCGAGAAATCAAATCACACACGGAATAAAAACAAGCCAGAGATAAGAACAACAGCTTCTTTTACCCTTCCGgctttttcaaccaatcgaAGTGGACCTTCATGTATGAGGCATCGATGCTCGTCAATGGTCAACCCAGGCATTGGATGCGTTAAGTCGAAGGTACTGTGAGCTTGGAGGATCTATTGTGAGGAGAAAACAataggaaatgaaaaatgttgatGTTATCTTGGACAAGAGTTCAAAAGCACTTTAGTTTAACCGAAACTCAAGCCACATATAACGAAAGCTCAGCGCGAAACATTGGTGACTGATGATCGCAATGTCAGCGTGAATCCCTAAGGAACCCACCTAAGGATTTTTCAAGACGGTCGCCCATTCAGTTATTAACTAGACCAAGAGGACTTAACTTTGGTGAAATGATAGGTTGTGGCGTTTTCCTTTGCGCAAAGCTATGTAAATAAAATGCATTCCCAACAATGTATTATTGATTAGTTTCTCAATGAACTAgagagattaaaaaaaaagtaagtgTTACCTTTTCCATCTCTTCATTGACGGCCTCTACGACATTGTAATTGTTCTGAATTTTGTCCGCTGTTGCTTGGAGTTTCTCTAACTCATGCCGTACTCTCATGGCCCCATTCACTTTGCTCACGAATGCTTCCACTCGGTCGCGCTTGTAAGTAAGAAGAGAGAAGGGGATTAGTTCATATTCTCAAAACGCTgccaattaattatttttgaaccGTATGTGAATCTTCTTTCATAGTTTCGTtagcatgaaaacaaaaaactaaaaagcCTGCTCGAAATTAAGGTTGGTACAACGATCAGcacagaaagaaaacaatttacttgcgccatttatgaaaaaggTTTATTACAGTACTATTAAGAATCGTTGGATTTTGGGTGATCTCTTGTCTGTGATCATTCACTTACTTTAGAAAAGGAATGTTGGCAGAATTTCAGTGGTGTTTCAGGCTGACTCTCCAGAAAATAAGAGTAATTTTTCACTGGCTGAGTGAAAcgaaataagtgaaaaatgtttttctcatgcaCCGCTGGGGCCTGGGTATAGGTCATGTGACCTATGTGGCGggcagttgtttttgttgcgtcCGCCATTACCGACTTTCCCGCCCACCCACccaaatatttgaagtttttatACAATACCAGTATCATGTCCTAGCCTTAACTTTTTCGTTATTTCCGGTCTTTAGTGTAATGCTACTTGTATTAGCTTTGAATTTGCAATAAAGGTCAGGCGGCGGTCCGCTTGACATGGCTACCAGCGGTGTGTGAGAAACTCCATTCTTATGCAAACATTTACAAGCCTCCTAGGTCCACGAAGTGAAAAGCGAAAATAATGCCAAGATGCAATACTCAATGGAATACCGTAGATCAGAAACTTATGTCCATATCTCAATCAAAAGTGAGGATGTCTCGTTTTGAGTAGAAAGCTTATGATTCATACAATCCTGATACAATTTAATGTCTGTTTTCAAAGATTCGGTTTGGCTTTGTTTCTTGACTCACCATTTTTTCCAGACGCTCCTTGACCTCACTGTCGTGCGTTTTGTTGTAAACAGCTTTGACAAGAAGCGGGTACTTGGTAACTCTTTGCATTGGCTTCACAAGAAAATCACTCAACTTGAGTCGGTCGGTGCAATAAGAATGATCTTCGCACCACTACAAggaacaaacaaaaccaaatttttgcacTAGTTGTCTTCCTTGGTTCACACTACCTTGTTTTCCATTCAAAGGCTTTAAAATTAAAGGTGGATGAATGCACGGCTTTGGTGCTGAGGAGCGATCTGGTGATTGGTTTATCCTTGCTACTCGTACAGAGGCAGGCGAGGGAGGGAGGTGTTGATGTTTTGATCAGGGTGGTGATTGCCCGCAAACACAGATATGTTTCCGAGTGTCGTTTCTCTCCgccgaaaaaaagaaaaaaaagaaaaaagacattCGCAAATACGTCCGTGTTCGCAGGCTAGAGTGGTGATGAATAAGGAAATGATCGAAATGGAATATTAAAGAACAGAACGAGACGACAAAAGAATCGAACTGGGATTAGGGagtcaaagcaaaagaaaaaaggactgCACTGGTGGGTGAAAGAATCGAACTGAAAGATCAAAGGATCGAACTGGACCGACAAATGATCGAACGGGAGGATCAAAGAATCGAACGACCAAAGTATCGAACTTGAAAATCAAAGGACCGTCcaggttgctcgaagcatggtacAGGTTAGCGCCAAcaattggttaagaagtatagAAACCGATGGTAGTTTACGCTAGTTAGCGTTAACCaggcttcgagcaactcgggcctgGAGGATATAAGTATCGAACAGGTGGAACTGCAGGAACAAAGAATAAGCTTCCTTTTCTATCACGTAGTCCGAAGAGAGCTTACAGTCTATTCCCCAGTTTCAAGAGATGCCTACGATGAGCTACAAGATATAAATGTCAAGCAAggaaacatgcaaaaaaaaaaagcataacCACTTACTAAGATatacattttgaaatcttcactttctgccattttttctttgaaatatttaagaCAGTTGGCCTCTTCCATGCAGTACGTGATGTACGGATCAAACTGACTGTCGAACTGAGAAGAGAAGGCAACAGCTCTTAATATCACTTAGAAAATTCTTACTGACTTATATTCAACAGGTGAGAGTGAATGCAAAACTATGATACTGTACCAGCTTCTGTTCTTATTGTAACTTCAaccaacaagaaaaaactaaCAATTCACTTGACCTGATTTTGATTTCATTCACTGTATCTGTCGTAGCtcaaatcaaattgaattGAACATAGTTTGTTTCTCAATGTGCTAGTAAAATTAAAGGAGGTCTGTCACGCTACTTTGCATTACTTTAGAATCCTGAAATATGTCTTCACGTTCGTTAATggaaacaataacagaaaagaTGAAGTTTGTTTACTGAAGACTAAGTAACTGTGCTGGGACTGTTTCTTGCTTTCTGTTGTGGTAGATGACCAGGATATGGAGATGGAttgcattttaaaaaattcagcagcctcaatttttttgctcAAACACATCTTtaaggcaaaaccaaaaatgtacCATGGATTACTCTTCTTGCAAAGAGATGATTGATGTCTTAGCCCTTAGTCTTATAGTTTTGGCGggaaaacagcaaaatgcCGTGACAGAGCTCCTTTAAAATAGGATGATAAATCATAAAGGAAATCAAGAATAAAGCAAGGGTGCTTTAGCAAACATTGAATTAAACAATTTCGCATCGTTATCGTGATTATTCTTATAAAACAAGCTTTGCCTTCAAGTTGCCAACCATTACATACCATGTTGAATCCACTTTCCATATCCAGTGGGTTGAGTGGATCTTGAGTTAGTCTTGCctttacaagaaaataataatacgtattttaaaattattaattttctttgagaGAAGAGTTatagaaattattattatcattattatttattattattattattgttatcagtACTATTATTTCACTTGAAGTCCCcttttttcacttctggtgCCAAGTTCATCCTTTGAACTTGAGGCATTCACAAGGTTGTGATAGATCAATAATTTACTATCTTTATTGTTCTCCACTTATGCAAACACTTAACAACTTAGACATGTCCTTAAATGTGACAACTTGACTCTAATGTCAGTCCTGCAAAGATCACGGTTTGTCCGTGGCCCATCAGATGCTTTGGTCATACCTCTTAGCTTTTCCAGGTTGGCTGGGATGCCTTCTTTAATTCCTTCATGGAATGCATGTTTGTCACTGACCTTCTTCAGGCATATTTGTCTAGTGACTAGTGTCTACATTGAAATCTTTGAGAtctgttttctctttattgAGATCTCAACATTGCAAtttaaaaccttgaaaaattaCTCACATTTTCAACGACTTTGCTGAGGTTTGCCATCCAAAATGCCAAGTTAATGGTGTAGATTTCCTCAATATTGCTAAACAGTTTGTTATCTTCTATCTgcaacagaaagaaaaaaaaaagttaaattgCTTTTCAGAAATATCCACAATCTTgagctaaaaaaacaaaacaaaaaaaaaacagatatgTGTAGGACTCAAGCTTGAGTTCTAAGACAGAAAGTGTGGCTTTTGTAGAGACTAAAATGACCTTAGAAGCACATACCTCTAACAGAAATCCCTCTTTTTGCAGATTTCTTAAGCACTGGACAAAGAGCTGTGATTGGACAAGATAATGacaatcatcatcatcatcatatttACGGTAAAACTCGCAGAAACCCCAAAAATATCCCTTCACTCATTCTATCGGACATGGCAACAGGCAGTTCTGTTGCATTGTGTGACTTCCCTCAGCTAATCAATTCAAGAACATGCAGGAAAGCCCAAGGCGGCTGAATGGTGTTGGGACTGCCACAGCAGACGATTGATAGCTGGCTCCTTCTTGCCTACTAATTAAGCCAGCAATGCCCACCAAACTGCTCCCCTCCCCACTGGTGCAGTTGAATACCAACAGGGGAAGTTAACGTCTTTTGTAGGTGGTTGTGCAGAAAAGTTAATAACCATCTCAGATAAAATCTACCTGACATAAAGTTCTCAAACTAATGACAGTTTCAGCCACAAATCTGCAGTTTACCTTCTTAATGACATGGAGTTTGGAGATGTAAGTTGCCTCTGTTGTCAGCATCTCCCAGATTGCTTCTTGTTGATCCTTctgcctttttgtcatgccCTGAACCACAAACAAAGTCCAAATGAGTAATCATTCCAATTTGGTTGACAATGGCAGAAAGATTTACATTTAATAATGCCTAACTGTGTGATGTTGCACTATACACACTGGCCAAACAAGACATAAGAGCTGGTCACACAAATATGTGAGGAAATCCACTTTAAGACAGACTTTTGTTTCTCTGCAATTATTGCAGAGTTGCAAACCAAAAAGTGCCATATCGTCGGACATTTCGCATTAGTTGTAAATACAAtcacactcgcttttagcattcttacgaagtttgacattaaatttctcgagaatgcttggggatttcatcgcggggtcacttagagaactgaagtacaatgagatgtttgaaatagcattcaagaagttaccgtgctgtgagtacatttttagtaaataatttttgcaagtaattgctcgaactttgaacggaatccgtcttaatattACTCTTACTCTAGAGTTCAATTACATGACGTTTCAGTTATACAATCAATTTATTTACCACAACTGTTCTCAAACACATGTACATTAACTCACTCAATTACCTTAATATGGCTTTCAGCCACAACTTCCGTCCATGATGTTTCCTGCATATgacacagcaaaaaaaaaaaattaccacagTGAAActcattaaaaaagaaattcattaaGATTTTGTACATTAAAAATTCACAAGGTTGTTGCAGCAAAGCATTTATGTTTTGGatgtaacaaaaataataatattaataattattattattctcacGCATGCTGGTGAGCCATACCAACTTACAAGTTTAATGACATCTTCAATCTCGTCCTTATAGTTGCAGTCATAGCTGGAATTCTCTTCCAGACCATACAAGGTATAACGCTCCAAAGAGTCTTTCAGTGGTCCCTGAAAAATATATCACGTCATTATTAACTGACACAGTAAATGCAGGGTTGTTGCAAACCATCAGACAGTTAATATTATCATGGTTGCTCTCTGGCAAGCCCTCCTAATGTTGCATAGAAGTAATAGAATTGTTGTGCCTTACCAAATGCTCACCATGCTAGAGTTCCAATGGCTGCTGTCATCGACTCAACATGCCTACCTAACCTGCAACCCTGCCACAACCCCCCCTATCCTTCGCCACAAGAGCCAAGCTTCAACAAGGCACCTAGTGTCCAGCAGAAAACTTAAATGGCAAGCActaagaaaatattgaaaggCTACACAAACAGAGTGGAAGAAGGTCCAGAAACACATAAACTAtacaaaataacttgcccactgggcaaaaaaaaatcctttgagCACATACTGTACGc
This sequence is a window from Acropora palmata chromosome 6, jaAcrPala1.3, whole genome shotgun sequence. Protein-coding genes within it:
- the LOC141883397 gene encoding uncharacterized protein LOC141883397 isoform X2, encoding MSRRRRNTARKRYRVSPVESLRRKRSRKRAKERKLQRKNGIKRRSQSVGQDDRDHHGKDEKKICQGKLCASNVLTEKEHAVKVCHHEDCQEQNQGNPLLLCSRCDEVNHLGAFSNHARFDIPERQSYLSRTPSSHSTGSDSGNEDDVESESNHKVDKKNRGYSSGKRIFRINAATKRKPGRRHNTDDASRDFISIKFFDRKLGEFRIDMIPALKGKSLKESMEPLFEGQDFSFTTHSVFLDSSNTPLPLAFDTFPLGGNVLHVRANEDFKVDQRIIDIARDEKTVSEDVMSRPKSSSFMSRPGSFTTKTTKDKGGSVRKQESEENEKEGNKEEKLFQQFNKNTQRGKKSMEALFGKEFVNFQPQSGSPVLSGVGSPNSGGTMPRPKSANNRRPGLFTAPKTLKGPLKDSLERYTLYGLEENSSYDCNYKDEIEDVIKLETSWTEVVAESHIKGMTKRQKDQQEAIWEMLTTEATYISKLHVIKKLFVQCLRNLQKEGFLLEIEDNKLFSNIEEIYTINLAFWMANLSKVVENARLTQDPLNPLDMESGFNMFDSQFDPYITYCMEEANCLKYFKEKMAESEDFKMYILWCEDHSYCTDRLKLSDFLVKPMQRVTKYPLLVKAVYNKTHDSEVKERLEKMRDRVEAFVSKVNGAMRVRHELEKLQATADKIQNNYNVVEAVNEEMEKILQAHSTFDLTHPMPGLTIDEHRCLIHEGPLRLVEKAGRMDVYVFLFTDLLLITKAKRGDRFKVIKPPLQVDKLSLSQSKDQGTFLLIYVNEYNIAVQAFALQGTVTDQTQWIDAIKKAQKLYMVARLGQGSSHMVPVQPMSDSDLVSPSTYLGSESGQSSASPWKYRRKSSASSIIDDMSLESESDEESGLAMMTLNPRFRSDSVQTSGSSTQSFENKTKDVEPEEKGGNARRRSQADIMTSEEEKARQIGAMAKARSESLGKIARSPSAPEKERPRVVDISSLSRSSSAPQGPTPEQASSLREGIVLTRKAEEEEGSASSSSLSLNDSGGDPDIPSRKISGDHPTLPEAEQQPESESQSTDQLSTSEQDSSTEQETGQFSSVIEDSEHEHSDGEQRMEQELGLCFDAADEGASAEEASSAENLVETAPESHAPQCISDLFEPRVRPSDAQKQTPRIKSQLIAQHRIESAITQPEPPRKRISLPKRSSPVMTRKTRPDFLWRSHGNSDSDLNGILQRLRDSTIIADSGDATPSSSLERNSKTGAAKRSSETFPRSPVKPDKSHYPSSLDLTEYPHKKEKPSGSLSSSSSFLGSRKKSMSLSDLLNIGREVTSGRRKDKDSKNDNSAHQKTLEQLSPLSPSTDEDPISPTNTNESRKEEKKSRFSRLRRKTSRSNIKDGIASGPDLDPKRASRHFFKESLMLESSEYV